The following proteins are encoded in a genomic region of Candida albicans SC5314 chromosome 4, complete sequence:
- the AXL2 gene encoding Axl2p (Ortholog of S. cerevisiae Axl2; a plasma membrane protein involved in determination of budding pattern; O-glycosylated by Pmt4; mutant is viable) yields the protein MGFPFNEQLPNIGRVNKDYSFTIANTTYKSNSDGVISYQVENLPSWLSFDSSSRTFTGKPQESDVGSFEITLIGTDSTDQSQLSNNYTMMVSNDTGLYLTSQALLYSELSKSGQTNGNGGLVVKPGDKIKIQFEKNLFKSYSSSDRPIIAYYGRSADRSSLPNWIYFDGDTLTFSGTVPYVTSENAPSIDYSFSFIASDYYGFAGAEGKFKIVVGGHQLSTSMNETNIVNGTIGSKIDESIPILSDVFLDGQPISKENISDIYDQDLPNYATFDKNNFTITGTFPNTSTTDNFTIVVKDIYGNSVELPYSFDVVNSIFTIDSLKDVNATRGQYFQYQILKSYFTDAEDTKVTVDFGSGTNSDWLQYHDSNMTLSGITPKNFNSLKVEINAESNSDKESKSFQIKGVDKKIVSSSSSSSSTSSSSSTASASSSFGSSESSSSPIAHKKSNKNKALAIGLGVGIPVFLILVAALILLCCCLKRRKNKNNENNTNDNDEYFNEFKQPRKPMPPINGIAGAGAGAGAGALALAAGAGAIVATSSNESIKDESTMNVFKLEHNYSKSSSSLTQVETSSSESFYDTHENTPIVKSWRANTESDSKLARISNGSLATVNTENLFSVRLIDDYSVRNSETSSKFLSSNSLNALLRRESLSNNNSNNSTNFQRLDSNGNIVGELNFNNNNNPKSNRSSSSEKYMTQLSSPLPPPSLPQSQANLHIVPEEKSRDLSHTGKDETTGTISNLLLQFNDNRSKVSDDEFNSSSRVKQQQQQQHQHPLSRENSFSNHYDFDNRLPSPNYALGTNSSTMVSPSSDTFLLDESTPINNNHITNTTTAPTTTTTNSNPNNNNNNQDGQTMQHQNLSAISLGSINSDKFFFDKNHTNANKNSPSSTPNSLNIGKSAKLVDFTRKGSLRESAYEPDYIYTGQSASIQIDDSD from the coding sequence ATGGGATTTCCCTTCAATGAACAATTACCCAATATTGGTAGAGTAAATAAAGATTATAGTTTCACCATTGCCAATACAACGTATAAATCCAATAGTGATGGGGTAATATCATATCAAGTTGAAAATTTACCTTCATGGTtatcatttgattcatCAAGTAGAACATTTACTGGGAAACCTCAAGAATCAGATGTGGGCCTGTTTGAAATCACTTTAATTGGTACAGATTCTACTGATCAATctcaattatcaaataattataCCATGATGGTTTCTAATGATACTGGGTTATATTTAACTTCTCAAGCATTATTATATTCTGAATTATCTAAATCGGGTCAAACTAATGGTAATGGAGGATTAGTAGTTAAACCTGGTGATAAAATAaagattcaatttgaaaaaaatttatttaaaagtTATTCATCTAGTGATCGACCTATTATTGCTTATTATGGTCGATCAGCCGATAGAAGTTCATTACCAAATTGGATATATTTCGATGGTGATACTTTAACATTCTCTGGAACGGTTCCTTATGTAACTTCAGAAAATGCTccatcaattgattatagttttagttttattgcTTCGGATTATTATGGATTTGCTGGAGCAGAAGggaaatttaaaattgtgGTTGGTGGTCATCAATTGAGTACTTCAATGAATGAAACTAATATTGTTAATGGTACCATTGGTTcgaaaattgatgaatcaatACCAATTTTATCTGATGTTTTCCTTGATGGTCAACCCATTagtaaagaaaatatttccGATATTTATGATCAAGATTTACCAAATTATGCCacatttgataaaaataattttacTATTACTGGTACTTTCCCTAATACTTCAACCACTGACAATTttactattgttgttaaagATATCTATGGTAATAGTGTCGAATTACCTTATTCATTTGATGTtgtgaattcaatttttacaattgaTTCCCTTAAAGATGTTAATGCTACAAGAGgtcaatattttcaatatcaaatattaaaatcatATTTCACTGATGCTGAAGATACTAAAGTTACCGTTGATTTTGGATCAGGAACCAACTCTGATTGGTTACAATATCATGATTCTAATATGACATTATCTGGTATTACTcctaaaaatttcaatagtTTAAAAGTGGAAATTAATGCTGAATCTAATTCTGataaagaatcaaaaagttttcaaattaaagGTGTTGATAAGAAAATTGTATCAAGTTCATCGTCATCCCTGAGTACTTCAAGTAGTTCTTCTACTGCTtctgcttcttcttcttttggaTCATcagaatcatcatcaagTCCTATTGCTCATaaaaaatctaataaaaataaagcaTTAGCTATTGGTCTTGGTGTGGGTATTCCAgtatttttaattcttgtgGCTgcattaattttattatgttgttgtcttaaaagaagaaagaacaaaaataatgaaaataatactaatgataatgatgaatattttaatgaatttaaacAACCAAGAAAACCAATGCCTCCAATTAATGGTATTGCAGGTGCCGGTGCCGGTGCTGGTGCAGGAGCTTTAGCTTTAGCTGCTGGTGCAGGAGCCATTGTTGCAACTAGTTCAAATGAATCTATTAAAGATGAATCAACGATgaatgttttcaaattagaaCATAATTATTCCAAATCTTCAAGTTCATTAACTCAAGTTGAAACATCAAGTAGTGAATCATTTTATGATACTCATGAAAATACACCAATTGTGAAATCTTGGCGTGCTAATACTGAATCAGATAGTAAATTAGCTCGTATTAGTAATGGATCATTAGCTACTGTGAATACggaaaatttatttctggttagattaattgatgattattCCGTTAGAAATTCAGAAACTTCATCGAAATTTTTGAGTagtaattcattaaatgcTTTATTACGTCGtgaatcattatcaaacaacaatagtaataatagtaCTAATTTCCAAAGATTAGATAGTAATGGTAATATTGTTggtgaattgaattttaataacaataacaacccAAAGAGTAATCGATCATCACTGTCGGAAAAATATATGACACAATTATCATcaccattaccaccaccatcattACCACAACTGCAAGCAAACTTACATATTGTACCTGAAGAAAAATCTCGTGATTTGAGTCATACTGGTAAAGATGAAACTACAGGAACTATaagtaatttattattgcaatttaatgataatagATCAAAAGTaagtgatgatgaatttaatAGTTCATCAAGGgttaaacaacaacaacaacaacaacatcaacatccATTATCTAGagaaaattcattttcaaatcattatgattttgataatcgATTACCATCTCCAAATTATGCATTAGGAActaattcttcaacaatGGTTTCTCCTTCAAGTGATACATTTTTATTAGATGAATCAACtccaataaataataatcatattACTAATACCACCACAGCTccaaccacaaccacaaccaacAGTAACcctaataataacaacaacaaccaagaTGGACAAACCATGCAACATCAAAATTTATCAGCAATTTCATTAGGTTCAATCAATtctgataaatttttctttgacaAGAATCATACTAACGCCAACAAAAATAGCCcatcatcaacaccaaATAGTTTAAATATTGGGAAATCAGCTAAATTAGTTGATTTTACAAGAAAAGGAAGTTTAAGAGAATCAGCTTATGAGCCtgattatatatatactgGTCAATCAGCATCGATACAGATTGATGATAGTGATTAG
- a CDS encoding uncharacterized protein (Ortholog(s) have role in phospholipid biosynthetic process and endoplasmic reticulum localization), whose product MNKLFKSIYTQTKLNIYEFLFAISFLVNFILGRFIHFSAPDEEVYNYYNNKRNILNQWFVKKGWGWTTLVIILFYSNIIYKQYNSKATTNTTTTNNNNNNKQGVIVQTIRNAVINYIVVTIWWIFFTQWCFGLPIMDKIFVLTGGKCSIDTNSMAHFNPNHHHVHANFVQKLENIWESTGITSYNCRRIKGSQWIGGHDPSGHVFLMIHSSLYLFNEMINYWPGWTYIKHNLSQILTSGNDNGNDNGNGNGNGTRSLSIGDKLLLLWNTPQLIIGGLIGLWWFMLLMTNIYFHSSLEKLVGLGFGYIGVAGLYWIPRWLL is encoded by the coding sequence atgaataaactTTTCAAATCGATATATACTCAAACTAAACTTAATATTTatgaatttttatttgctATTTCATTTCTAGTAAATTTTATACTTGGTCGattcattcatttttcagcacctgatgaagaagtttataattattataataataaacgGAATATATTGAATCAATGGTTTGTTAAAAAAGGTTGGGGTTGGACAACTTTGGtgattattttattttattccAATATCATTTATAAACAATACAACAGCAAAGCAACAActaatactactactactaataataataacaacaacaaacaaggGGTGATAGTTCAGACAATTCGTAATGCGgttattaattatattgttgttactaTATGGTGGATATTTTTCACTCAATGGTGTTTTGGATTACCTATAATGgataaaatttttgtatTAACTGGAGGGAAATGTAGTATTGACACCAATAGTATGGCACATTTCAATCCTAATCATCATCATGTTCATGCCAATTTTGTacaaaaattggaaaatatttGGGAATCTACCGGGATAACTTCCTATAATTGTCGTAGAATTAAAGGAAGTCAATGGATAGGTGGTCATGATCCTCTGGGTCATGTATTTTTAATGATTCATTCatcattatatttatttaatgaaatgATTAATTATTGGCCTGGTTGGACTTATATTAAACATAATCTTTCTCAAATATTGACAAGTGGTAATGataatggtaatgataatggtaatggtaatggCAATGGCACTAGATCTTTAAGTATTGGTGataaattgttattattatggaATACTCcacaattgataattggaGGGTTGATTGGATTATGGTGGTTTATGTTATTAATgacaaatatttatttccATCTGAGtttagaaaaattggtAGGTTTGGGATTTGGTTATATTGGTGTTGCAGGATTATATTGGATACCGAGATGGTTATTATAA
- a CDS encoding uncharacterized protein (Ortholog of C. parapsilosis CDC317 : CPAR2_402120, C. dubliniensis CD36 : Cd36_43870, Lodderomyces elongisporus NRLL YB-4239 : LELG_04437 and Candida orthopsilosis Co 90-125 : CORT_0E02170) — protein MIQQSTNSSDETESVSKQPQHQHHISPMNQLQSLNKEEVGKKSSKTDHIKQYIFKTVENMPTPKLMWLISPIAIVIYSTAFNIASEVLYSKFTYNSYGISFFKIAVLFLDVFIFLVVIYEQFYFTNDVHFTNKWSKYTYILICKILKKILWIILLIACVFQVIVISTGRLNNPLNIDNDYMQYFEMTPNEKTTYFIINLFSLIFNGAVLTIWWSTNISSVHSLFGLINLINILIGISISQINIVHIHNSHGANRRLHNWFIITGSFMTGQSAIGLSIVLLINEKNRLKDFIGKLIFFYDVYVAAVFCLLLGCTIVSGIYFNNDSSFPISIFILYLCSIIISVVSFMCTRYFRLRGGFTNNYQVEEYDLLSLTTHQKQGWGKLIDINRKYNGGISGDYVISLMENYIEAELSGMTCKVLRVFKKNEAGTSNLPSTASPVTSLSSSSSSSLSQKPKHQNKKNMNTAFEDLDPESLLFQDTPTLCDTTSSIKHLEDEYRPLSKNQLKRLAKKNQKDKKLLELKSLENNTEIFYQELMNTEALILLTIVEEFDLSERIPGWIGKKLNKWFGKNSKFPILCIRFGLLGFHWPFKRSTFYCSATKKPVARGAAVLYAISQWNAQHEKLTVLLDPTYKDVNFEAGITSSGWYKIKLPNSHIIDLRPFQNQTSTDYFKAIKYRTQDNSFKQAHGQVIETNVFNYENCQEIINMNQNISQNRQSSGQSQQLLQPDWEFIYNLGNFSNEKKYRSLLFLKVDNQIIASCVIFRLGDTMTSDIQGLDHAISKKYKAYFVMMQEVIKIGLREGVKFIDFGPTTEEAKVTIGCNVVPLCGSIYPKNKFLGPIIKFAASKVDV, from the coding sequence ATGATACAACAATCGACAAATTCACTGGATGAAACAGAGAGTGTATCAAAACAACCACAGCATCAACATCATATATCTCCAATGAACCAACTACAAAGTCttaacaaagaagaagtagGTAAAAAGTCAAGCAAAACTGACCACATCAAGCAGTATATATTTAAGACAGTTGAAAATATGCCGACTCCCAAATTGATGTGGCTAATTAGTCCAATTGCCATTGTCATTTATTCCACAGCATTTAATATAGCAAGTGAAGTCTTATATTCAAAGTTCACTTATAATTCCTATGGTATTAGTTTCTTTAAAATAGCAGTGTTATTTTTGGatgtatttatatttttagttGTCATTTATGaacaattttatttcaCTAATGATGTCCATTTTACTAACAAATGGTCGAAATACACTTATATATTAATTTgcaaaattttgaaaaaaatattatggattattttattaatagCTTGTGTTTTCCAAGTCATTGTTATATCCACCGGTAGGTTGAATAACCCATTAAATATTGACAATGATTACATgcaatattttgaaatgaCTCCTAATGAAAAAACTACTTATTTCATAATAAACCTTTTCAGTCTAATCTTTAATGGAGCAGTTTTAACTATTTGGTGGTCAACTAACATATCTTCAGTTCATTCTTTATTTGGTCTCattaatttgataaacaTTTTGATTGGTATTAGCATTTCtcaaatcaatattgtCCACATTCATAATTCTCATGGGGCAAATAGAAGATTACATAATTGGTTCATTATAACTGGATCATTCATGACGGGACAATCTGCCATTGGATTAAGTATTGTCTTGttgattaatgaaaaaaatcgATTGAAAGATTTCATTGGGAAATTAATCTTCTTTTATGACGTCTACGTTGCAGCTGTGTTTTGCTTACTTTTAGGTTGTACTATTGTGAGTGGCATTTACTTTAACAATGATAGTCTGTTCCCCATTAgcatatttatattatatcTTTGTTCCATTATCATTTCCGTTGTATCATTCATGTGTACAAGATATTTCCGTTTGCGTGGTGGATTTACTAACAATTATCAAGTGGAAGAATACGATTTGCTTTCCCTAACAACCCATCAAAAGCAAGGATGGGGGAAACTTATAGATATCAATCGTAAATACAACGGAGGGATCTCTGGTGACTAtgtaatttcattaatggAAAATTATATCGAAGCAGAACTATCAGGAATGACATGTAAAGTGTTACGAGTCtttaaaaagaatgaaGCAGGGACCTCCAATCTACCATCAACAGCGTCACCGGTGACGCTGCttctgctgctgctgctgctgctgttgctgcaAAAGCCAAAacatcaaaacaaaaagaatatgAATACTGcatttgaagatttggaTCCTGAATCTCTATTATTCCAAGATACACCAACATTATGTGATACTACTTCATCCATCAAGCATTTAGAAGATGAATATCGACCATTATcgaaaaatcaattgaaacgATTAGCCAAGAAGAATCAAAAGGATAAAAAACtattagaattgaaatctttggaaaataataccgaaattttttatcaagaattaatgAATACTGAAGCATTGATATTACTCACCATTGTGGAAGAATTTGATCTTAGTGAAAGAATCCCCGGTTGGATTggtaaaaaattgaataaatggTTTGGGaaaaattccaaatttCCTATTTTATGTATTCGATTTGGATTATTAGGATTCCATTGGCCATTTAAACGATCTACGTTTTATTGTAGTGCCACTAAGAAACCAGTAGCTCGTGGTGCTGCAGTTTTATACGCCATATCACAATGGAATGCTCAACATGAGAAATTAACCGTATTATTGGATCCAACATATAAAGATGTGAATTTTGAAGCTGGGATAACTTCGAGTGGATGGTATAAGATCAAATTACCCAATTCTCATATTATCGATTTACGAccatttcaaaatcaaaccaGTACAGATTATTTCAAAGCCATCAAATATCGAACTCAAGATAATAGTTTTAAACAAGCTCATGGACAAGTGATTGAAACTAATGTATTTAATTATGAAAATTGTCAggaaatcattaatatgaatcaaaatatttctcAAAATAGACAACTGTCAGGACAATCacaacaattattacaacCAGATTGGGAAttcatttataatttaggcaatttttctaatgaaaaaaaatatcgatcgttattgtttttaaaagttgataatcaaatcattgcTTCATGTGTGATATTCCGTTTGGGTGATACCATGACCTCAGATATCCAAGGTTTGGATCATGCTATAagtaaaaaatataaagcATATTTTGTAATGATGCAAGAAGTTATTAAAATTGGATTGAGAGAAGGAGTTAAATTTATYGATTTTGGTCCCACAACTGAAGAAGCTAAAGTTACTATTGGTTGTAATGTTGTACCATTATGTGGATCAATTTACCcgaaaaataaattcttAGGACCCATCATAAAGTTTGCTGCCAGTAAAGTTGATGTATAG
- a CDS encoding uncharacterized protein (Protein of unknown function; repressed by Sfu1; Hap43-induced gene) — translation MENYIEAELSGMTCKVLRVFKKNEAGTSNLPSTASPVTSLSSSSSSSLSQKPKHQNKKNMNTAFEDLDPESLLFQDTPTLCDTTSSIKHLEDEYRPLSKNQLKRLAKKNQKDKKLLELKSLENNTEIFYQELMNTEALILLTIVEEFDLSERIPGWIGKKLNKWFGKNSKFPILCIRFGLLGFHWPFKRSTFYCSATKKPVARGAAVLYAISQWNAQHEKLTVLLDPTYKDVNFEAGITSSGWYKIKLPNSHIIDLRPFQNQTSTDYFKAIKYRTQDNSFKQAHGQVIETNVFNYENCQEIINMNQNISQNRQSSGQSQQLLQPDWEFIYNLGNFSNEKKYRSLLFLKVDNQIIASCVIFRLGDTMTSDIQGLDHAISKKYKAYFVMMQEVIKIGLREGVKFIDFGPTTEEAKVTIGCNVVPLCGSIYPKNKFLGPIIKFAASKVDV, via the coding sequence atggAAAATTATATCGAAGCAGAACTATCAGGAATGACATGTAAAGTGTTACGAGTCtttaaaaagaatgaaGCAGGGACCTCCAATCTACCATCAACAGCGTCACCGGTGACGCTGCttctgctgctgctgctgctgctgttgctgcaAAAGCCAAAacatcaaaacaaaaagaatatgAATACTGcatttgaagatttggaTCCTGAATCTCTATTATTCCAAGATACACCAACATTATGTGATACTACTTCATCCATCAAGCATTTAGAAGATGAATATCGACCATTATcgaaaaatcaattgaaacgATTAGCCAAGAAGAATCAAAAGGATAAAAAACtattagaattgaaatctttggaaaataataccgaaattttttatcaagaattaatgAATACTGAAGCATTGATATTACTCACCATTGTGGAAGAATTTGATCTTAGTGAAAGAATCCCCGGTTGGATTggtaaaaaattgaataaatggTTTGGGaaaaattccaaatttCCTATTTTATGTATTCGATTTGGATTATTAGGATTCCATTGGCCATTTAAACGATCTACGTTTTATTGTAGTGCCACTAAGAAACCAGTAGCTCGTGGTGCTGCAGTTTTATACGCCATATCACAATGGAATGCTCAACATGAGAAATTAACCGTATTATTGGATCCAACATATAAAGATGTGAATTTTGAAGCTGGGATAACTTCGAGTGGATGGTATAAGATCAAATTACCCAATTCTCATATTATCGATTTACGAccatttcaaaatcaaaccaGTACAGATTATTTCAAAGCCATCAAATATCGAACTCAAGATAATAGTTTTAAACAAGCTCATGGACAAGTGATTGAAACTAATGTATTTAATTATGAAAATTGTCAggaaatcattaatatgaatcaaaatatttctcAAAATAGACAACTGTCAGGACAATCacaacaattattacaacCAGATTGGGAAttcatttataatttaggcaatttttctaatgaaaaaaaatatcgatcgttattgtttttaaaagttgataatcaaatcattgcTTCATGTGTGATATTCCGTTTGGGTGATACCATGACCTCAGATATCCAAGGTTTGGATCATGCTATAagtaaaaaatataaagcATATTTTGTAATGATGCAAGAAGTTATTAAAATTGGATTGAGAGAAGGAGTTAAATTTATYGATTTTGGTCCCACAACTGAAGAAGCTAAAGTTACTATTGGTTGTAATGTTGTACCATTATGTGGATCAATTTACCcgaaaaataaattcttAGGACCCATCATAAAGTTTGCTGCCAGTAAAGTTGATGTATAG